The Gammaproteobacteria bacterium genome includes a region encoding these proteins:
- the sbcB gene encoding exodeoxyribonuclease I, which yields MSSFYWYDLETFGISPQYDRVAQFAGIRTDINLNPISEPDMFYCKTSLDTFVDPESCLITGITPQECNSKGMSERDFFEKINQIFSQPKTCVTGFNSMRFDDEFIRYGFYRNLIDPYLREWANGNSRWDVIDLLRACYALRPDGINWPEHEAGKPSFKLTDLTESNQLTHTAAHDALSDVEATIQVAGLVKRHQPDLFAYGLKLRDKNYVKSLLNWQFMKPIVHVSNKIPAERGCLAIMLPLAVHPTNSNGIICYDLAFDPEDLFELDIEDIRDRIFTPQDELPEDCPRISLKTIHANKSPFVAPLSVLKDVDLKRISLDYPANKANLEKFKEFGDISAKVAEVFNQPFDSDNEDVDAMLYSGFFTPQDKSEFNKIRGINISELQKYKFNFKDKRANQLLFRYRARNCPDGLTSSEASQWLNDIQTRMTYRFGENAALLFEKIRLLRTQFNEPSHQVLLDAVEHYTKEQLTQL from the coding sequence ATGAGTTCGTTTTACTGGTACGATTTGGAAACATTCGGTATCAGTCCGCAGTATGATAGAGTGGCTCAATTTGCCGGAATTCGTACCGATATTAATCTCAATCCGATATCAGAACCGGATATGTTTTACTGTAAAACCTCTCTGGATACATTTGTTGATCCCGAATCGTGTTTAATCACCGGAATCACTCCGCAAGAATGTAACTCCAAAGGGATGAGCGAAAGAGATTTTTTTGAAAAAATCAATCAAATTTTCAGCCAACCTAAAACGTGCGTGACCGGATTCAATTCCATGCGTTTTGATGATGAATTTATTCGTTATGGTTTTTATCGCAACTTGATTGATCCTTATTTGCGAGAATGGGCGAATGGTAATAGTCGTTGGGACGTGATTGATTTGCTCAGAGCCTGTTATGCTTTAAGACCGGATGGTATCAACTGGCCGGAACATGAAGCCGGTAAACCGAGTTTTAAATTAACCGATTTAACAGAATCCAATCAGCTGACTCACACCGCCGCACATGATGCACTGAGTGATGTGGAAGCGACTATTCAGGTTGCCGGTTTGGTTAAAAGACACCAGCCTGATTTGTTTGCCTATGGTCTGAAACTCAGGGATAAAAATTATGTGAAAAGCCTGCTGAACTGGCAATTTATGAAACCGATTGTCCATGTTTCCAATAAAATTCCTGCTGAAAGAGGGTGTCTGGCAATCATGTTGCCGTTAGCTGTTCATCCAACCAATTCCAATGGAATCATTTGTTATGATTTAGCTTTTGATCCTGAGGATTTATTTGAATTGGATATCGAAGATATTCGGGATCGTATTTTCACACCTCAAGACGAACTTCCCGAAGATTGTCCTCGTATCTCTTTAAAAACCATTCATGCCAATAAATCTCCATTTGTGGCTCCTTTAAGTGTGTTAAAGGATGTGGATTTAAAACGAATTTCACTTGATTATCCGGCAAATAAAGCAAACTTGGAGAAGTTTAAGGAATTTGGTGATATTTCGGCCAAAGTTGCAGAAGTTTTCAATCAGCCATTTGATTCTGATAACGAAGACGTCGACGCCATGCTTTATTCGGGCTTTTTCACACCACAGGACAAAAGTGAGTTTAACAAGATTCGAGGAATTAACATCAGCGAGCTACAAAAATATAAGTTTAATTTCAAAGATAAGCGAGCCAATCAGTTATTGTTTCGTTATCGGGCCAGAAATTGTCCTGACGGCCTGACAAGTTCAGAAGCCAGTCAATGGCTAAATGATATTCAAACCCGAATGACGTATCGTTTTGGAGAAAATGCGGCATTGTTATTTGAAAAAATCCGCTTGTTACGCACCCAATTTAATGAACCATCTCATCAAGTATTGTTAGATGCTGTAGAACACTATACAAAAGAGCAACTCACTCAGTTGTAA
- a CDS encoding DUF523 domain-containing protein has translation MIKLAVSACLLGHDVRFDGKSKRIDLSLLFPADEFTLTAICPEVNMGMSIPRKPIQIINHNNQLQLTQVENPKIHFESQMQNWFNENIEFFKKFSGFILKSKSPSCGNQTTPHFQTDGESNIGDGYFVYLLKKINPQIAIIDEKNLLQTETLNKFKRSLLHL, from the coding sequence ATGATTAAACTCGCAGTCAGTGCCTGTCTTTTAGGACATGATGTTCGTTTTGATGGAAAAAGCAAAAGGATTGACTTGAGTTTACTTTTTCCAGCAGACGAATTTACGCTAACCGCTATATGCCCTGAGGTGAATATGGGAATGAGCATCCCCAGAAAGCCAATTCAAATCATCAATCACAACAATCAACTACAATTAACTCAGGTCGAGAACCCGAAAATTCATTTTGAAAGCCAAATGCAAAACTGGTTTAATGAAAACATTGAGTTTTTTAAAAAATTTTCAGGCTTTATTCTGAAAAGCAAATCTCCCAGTTGCGGAAACCAAACGACTCCACATTTTCAAACAGATGGAGAGTCCAATATTGGAGATGGTTATTTCGTTTATTTACTCAAAAAAATCAATCCACAAATCGCCATAATTGATGAGAAAAATCTCCTGCAAACTGAAACTTTGAACAAATTTAAGAGAAGCCTACTTCATTTGTAA
- a CDS encoding MBL fold metallo-hydrolase: protein MKNKLYSCILLCYLFYGSCLADSDTVPYLYVLGVTQDAGYPQAGCYKPHCIPGWKDKELRKPVVSLGLIDPKSKKKYMFEATPNFPEQLYELEVEAPTREYEFSGIFLTHAHIGHYTGLMFLGHESMGATQVPVFAMPKMSEFLKTNGPWSQLVSYQNIAIKPILHQQEVDLNTVKVTPFLVPHRDEYSETVGYKIQGPNKSAIFIPDINKWNIWKTSISELIQSVDYALLDATFYANGEIPGRDMSQIPHPFVTETMQTLQHLPKSDKSKVWFIHMNHTNPLLNSESPESNHVKSEGYNIAKVGDKIEL from the coding sequence ATGAAAAACAAACTTTATAGTTGTATCTTATTATGTTATCTGTTTTATGGTAGTTGTTTAGCAGATAGCGACACAGTGCCTTATTTATATGTTCTGGGAGTTACTCAGGACGCTGGATATCCACAAGCTGGTTGCTATAAACCTCATTGTATTCCCGGTTGGAAAGATAAAGAACTTCGTAAACCAGTGGTTTCATTGGGACTAATTGACCCGAAGTCAAAAAAGAAATACATGTTCGAGGCGACACCTAATTTCCCTGAGCAATTGTACGAGTTGGAAGTCGAAGCTCCAACGCGTGAGTATGAATTTTCTGGAATCTTCCTGACACACGCTCATATTGGTCATTATACCGGTTTGATGTTTTTAGGGCATGAATCAATGGGAGCAACTCAAGTTCCTGTGTTTGCAATGCCTAAAATGTCGGAGTTCTTGAAAACAAATGGGCCTTGGAGTCAGTTAGTCAGCTATCAGAATATTGCAATCAAACCAATTCTGCATCAGCAAGAAGTTGATTTAAATACAGTAAAAGTGACTCCTTTTCTGGTTCCTCATCGTGATGAGTATTCAGAAACAGTTGGATATAAAATACAAGGCCCTAATAAATCCGCTATTTTTATACCGGATATAAACAAATGGAATATTTGGAAAACTAGTATTTCTGAACTGATTCAGTCAGTTGATTATGCACTTCTTGATGCTACTTTTTATGCAAATGGTGAAATTCCGGGTCGGGACATGTCTCAAATTCCACATCCTTTTGTGACAGAAACGATGCAAACACTTCAACACCTACCAAAAAGCGACAAAAGCAAAGTTTGGTTTATTCACATGAACCATACAAATCCACTACTTAACTCAGAAAGTCCCGAAAGCAATCACGTCAAATCAGAAGGATATAATATTGCAAAAGTGGGTGATAAAATCGAGTTGTAA
- the ykgO gene encoding type B 50S ribosomal protein L36 codes for MKVLSSLKSAKTRSRDCKVVRRRGKVFVICKSNPKLKARQR; via the coding sequence ATGAAAGTTTTATCTTCATTGAAATCAGCTAAAACACGCAGTCGCGACTGTAAAGTAGTTCGTCGTCGTGGTAAAGTTTTTGTAATTTGTAAATCAAATCCAAAACTGAAAGCGCGTCAAAGATAA
- the purM gene encoding phosphoribosylformylglycinamidine cyclo-ligase, producing MSDENKKSLSYKDAGVDIDAGNELVEKIKPAIKTTNREGVMGSIGGFGGLFDLSKLNYKSPVLVSGTDGVGTKLKLAEMMNDHSTIGIDLVAMCVNDIVVLGAEPLFFLDYYACGQLNTDEAASVIQGIANGCRQSGCALIGGETAEMPGMYAKGDYDLAGFVVGVVEKDNAITGENIEEDDVIIGLASSGPHSNGYSLIRKVLEVNNTNLNSPMGDSTIGEKLLQPTQIYVKPILELLDSAVEVNGIAHITGGGLLENITRVIPDGLAITLNLSSWQMPEIFNWLQEKGNLSQTEMLRTFNCGIGMVVITKKSDSEECMKQLLLSGIDCWEIGFVRSHESNTAEVELQD from the coding sequence ATATAGATGCAGGGAATGAGCTGGTTGAAAAGATTAAACCGGCCATCAAGACCACAAACCGTGAAGGAGTCATGGGAAGCATAGGTGGTTTTGGCGGTTTGTTCGATTTATCCAAACTGAACTACAAAAGCCCCGTTTTGGTTTCCGGGACCGATGGTGTCGGAACAAAATTAAAACTAGCAGAAATGATGAATGATCATTCAACTATTGGAATTGACTTAGTAGCAATGTGTGTCAATGACATTGTAGTTTTAGGTGCTGAACCGCTATTTTTCCTTGATTATTATGCTTGTGGTCAGTTGAACACTGATGAGGCGGCTTCTGTGATTCAAGGCATTGCCAATGGTTGCAGACAGTCGGGTTGTGCCCTGATTGGTGGAGAAACTGCAGAAATGCCGGGGATGTATGCCAAAGGAGATTACGATTTAGCAGGATTTGTAGTTGGAGTTGTGGAAAAAGACAACGCAATTACCGGCGAAAACATTGAAGAAGATGATGTGATAATTGGACTTGCTTCATCCGGTCCGCATTCCAATGGTTATTCGCTAATCAGAAAAGTATTAGAAGTCAATAATACCAATTTAAACTCTCCAATGGGTGATAGCACAATTGGCGAGAAGTTACTGCAACCGACACAAATATATGTCAAACCCATCCTGGAGTTATTAGACTCAGCCGTTGAAGTCAATGGCATTGCTCATATCACCGGTGGTGGATTGTTGGAAAATATCACTCGTGTAATTCCCGATGGTTTAGCAATCACGTTGAATTTATCGTCTTGGCAAATGCCTGAAATTTTTAACTGGTTACAGGAAAAAGGCAATTTATCACAAACTGAAATGCTAAGAACATTCAATTGTGGTATCGGAATGGTTGTTATTACCAAAAAATCGGATAGTGAAGAGTGTATGAAACAACTCCTCTTATCAGGAATTGATTGCTGGGAAATTGGCTTCGTTCGTTCTCATGAATCAAATACAGCCGAAGTGGAATTACAAGACTAA
- a CDS encoding FMN-binding glutamate synthase family protein — protein MSDTWFYSTLKFFVLLFVFIIGLIILTSIIFYIIDKTQTKHTIRRNFPVIGRFRWLFEYLGEFFRQYFFAQDREELPFNRAQRTWVYKSAKGNNNTVAFGSTRNLDRRGAMIFLNCAFPVMKKDSVEAEHMIIGPFARNPFTTSSFFNISAMSFGALSKPAVQSLSHGAKKAGIWLNTGEGGLSPYHLEGGCDIVYQFGTAKYGARTKDGEFDFDKLKEIGKIPQVKMIELKLAQGAKPGKGGILPAEKVTEEIARIRGIEPGKPSISPNRHPEIKSVTELLDMLNKIRETSGLPVGFKMVMGTDEWLHELFTEIRQRGIESAPDFITLDSGDGGTGAAPQSLMDDVGMVIKESLPMLVDLRNEYGLKDRVRIIASGKLITPAEVAWALCAGADFINNARGFLFSLGCIQALKCNKNTCPTGITTHDPKLQKGLVVENKTERVANFAKHMISEVGIIAHACGVTEPRKLKRSHVRMVFSNDLSKPLNILFPDKQSKYD, from the coding sequence GTGAGCGATACCTGGTTTTATTCAACACTGAAATTTTTTGTTCTGCTTTTTGTATTTATCATCGGATTGATAATTTTGACATCAATCATTTTCTACATTATTGATAAAACTCAAACCAAACATACCATCCGAAGAAACTTTCCCGTCATTGGTCGTTTTCGTTGGTTATTTGAATATTTGGGTGAATTCTTTCGTCAATATTTCTTTGCACAAGATCGAGAAGAACTGCCTTTCAACCGTGCACAACGAACATGGGTCTATAAATCGGCTAAGGGAAATAATAACACCGTTGCCTTTGGTTCGACACGGAATCTGGATCGACGAGGAGCGATGATTTTCTTGAACTGTGCCTTTCCGGTGATGAAAAAAGATTCAGTTGAAGCCGAACACATGATTATTGGACCTTTTGCCCGAAATCCTTTTACAACAAGCAGTTTCTTTAATATTTCAGCGATGAGCTTCGGGGCTTTATCCAAGCCGGCGGTTCAATCTTTATCACATGGCGCAAAAAAAGCCGGAATCTGGCTCAATACCGGCGAAGGTGGATTGTCACCTTACCATCTTGAAGGTGGTTGTGATATTGTTTATCAATTCGGAACAGCAAAATACGGTGCTCGAACAAAAGATGGAGAGTTTGATTTTGATAAGCTCAAAGAAATAGGAAAAATTCCACAAGTTAAAATGATTGAGTTGAAACTAGCACAAGGTGCTAAACCCGGAAAGGGAGGAATTCTTCCTGCCGAGAAAGTCACTGAAGAAATTGCCAGAATCCGTGGTATTGAACCCGGAAAACCCTCAATCAGCCCAAATCGTCATCCGGAAATTAAATCTGTAACCGAATTGCTAGACATGCTCAACAAAATTCGCGAAACCAGCGGTTTACCCGTAGGATTTAAAATGGTTATGGGTACAGATGAGTGGTTACATGAATTATTTACTGAAATCAGGCAAAGAGGCATTGAATCCGCTCCTGACTTTATTACTTTAGATAGCGGAGATGGCGGAACCGGTGCTGCTCCACAGTCACTGATGGATGATGTTGGAATGGTTATCAAAGAATCCCTACCAATGCTGGTCGATTTACGCAACGAATACGGCCTCAAAGACAGGGTTCGAATTATTGCTTCGGGTAAACTCATCACACCCGCAGAGGTTGCCTGGGCTTTGTGTGCCGGAGCGGATTTTATCAACAATGCCCGAGGATTTCTTTTTTCCTTGGGTTGCATTCAGGCTCTTAAGTGTAATAAAAACACCTGCCCAACCGGAATCACTACTCACGATCCCAAACTGCAAAAAGGACTGGTTGTTGAGAATAAAACCGAAAGAGTTGCAAACTTTGCCAAACACATGATAAGTGAGGTCGGTATCATAGCTCATGCTTGCGGTGTCACCGAGCCTCGGAAATTGAAACGCTCGCATGTTCGTATGGTTTTTTCAAATGACCTTTCCAAGCCATTGAATATTTTATTCCCCGATAAACAAAGCAAATATGATTAA
- the purN gene encoding phosphoribosylglycinamide formyltransferase translates to MSSPLKIAVFISGTGSNLGSIIRNQSKYNYQVVLVVSNKESAKGLDFAHESNIPFYTFQWDKEDKELQHLQEQISQQQCELIVLAGFMKILPEAFTKAYKNKIINIHPSLLPKYPGLHTHQRALDNGDEFHGATVHYVNEELDAGQRISQTIIETQGCNDADSLATRLLVREHSLFPYTIGLIAANRVTWQDDELYLDGEKLTEPVIFNE, encoded by the coding sequence ATGTCTTCTCCGCTTAAAATTGCTGTTTTTATCTCAGGAACAGGGAGTAATCTGGGATCGATTATTCGTAATCAGTCAAAATACAACTATCAAGTGGTTTTGGTTGTCAGTAATAAAGAATCTGCCAAAGGTTTGGACTTTGCCCATGAATCCAATATTCCTTTTTATACATTTCAATGGGATAAAGAAGATAAAGAGCTTCAGCATTTACAAGAACAAATTTCCCAACAGCAATGTGAATTGATTGTTTTAGCCGGTTTTATGAAGATTTTGCCCGAAGCTTTCACAAAAGCGTATAAAAATAAAATTATCAACATTCATCCTTCCTTATTACCCAAATATCCGGGATTGCACACTCACCAGAGAGCACTAGACAATGGTGATGAATTTCACGGAGCAACAGTTCATTATGTCAATGAAGAACTGGATGCCGGACAACGAATCTCACAAACTATTATTGAAACACAAGGCTGTAATGATGCAGATTCTTTAGCAACACGGCTTTTAGTCAGGGAACATTCACTTTTCCCTTATACAATAGGGCTTATTGCTGCCAATCGTGTAACATGGCAAGATGATGAATTGTACCTTGATGGTGAAAAATTAACGGAACCGGTAATTTTTAATGAATAA
- a CDS encoding phasin family protein, producing MKKELKNSINNIWLAGLGVVSLAQKEAVKAYDALLKEGKNLETKSKKTVKEVSGKAEKKLNTIRKVADKQFSKVENLFETRIEKALKKFEIPSVKDIKALTSKVDTLVKELNKKAA from the coding sequence ATGAAAAAAGAACTCAAAAATTCAATCAATAATATTTGGTTAGCTGGCTTAGGTGTTGTGTCTTTAGCACAAAAAGAAGCTGTTAAAGCGTATGACGCTTTATTGAAAGAAGGCAAAAACTTGGAAACTAAGTCTAAGAAAACTGTTAAAGAAGTGTCAGGTAAAGCTGAGAAGAAATTAAACACAATTCGTAAAGTTGCTGATAAACAGTTCAGTAAAGTTGAGAATTTGTTTGAGACTCGTATCGAAAAAGCACTGAAAAAATTTGAAATTCCTTCAGTTAAAGATATCAAAGCTCTGACTTCTAAAGTGGATACTCTTGTAAAAGAATTGAACAAGAAAGCCGCTTAA
- a CDS encoding rhomboid family intramembrane serine protease, translating to MRVYQLDDNYAQLRKRAWPKAFKFALVFTGILWSIFFIDWLISFFNPFFTLRDFGVHPRRIEYLFGVITTVFLHGSLSHIVSNTLPLLLAMTALFGNYPKIARKVFVYGILLTGILVWSFARAANHIGASGLLYCLLSFLFFSGFIRKDVQSVGISIIIAFAYGSLIFGVIPDKEHISWESHLFGFITGILLSWYFRKTERPVFKTYEDWDDED from the coding sequence TTGAGAGTTTATCAACTTGATGACAATTATGCCCAATTGCGCAAACGGGCATGGCCAAAGGCATTTAAGTTTGCATTGGTTTTTACCGGAATCTTATGGAGTATATTTTTCATTGATTGGCTGATTTCATTCTTCAATCCTTTTTTTACTCTTCGTGATTTTGGCGTTCATCCACGAAGAATCGAATATCTTTTTGGGGTTATCACAACAGTTTTTTTACATGGCAGTTTATCTCACATTGTGAGTAATACCCTGCCCTTATTATTGGCAATGACCGCTTTATTTGGGAACTATCCCAAAATAGCAAGAAAAGTTTTTGTTTATGGAATTTTGCTGACAGGAATTCTGGTCTGGAGTTTTGCCCGTGCAGCAAATCATATCGGTGCCAGTGGTCTGCTCTATTGTTTGCTATCTTTTTTATTCTTTAGTGGATTTATCCGCAAAGATGTACAATCTGTTGGGATATCCATTATCATCGCATTTGCCTATGGTTCCCTCATATTCGGCGTGATACCGGACAAGGAACACATTTCATGGGAGTCTCATCTATTTGGGTTCATCACCGGAATTTTATTGTCATGGTATTTTCGCAAGACAGAACGACCAGTTTTTAAAACTTATGAAGACTGGGATGATGAAGATTGA